CTGACGGCCGACGGAGCCCGCTGGGCCGACGGCAGCACCCGGCCCTGCGACGCGATCATCTGGTGCACCGGCTTCCGCCCCGCGCTCTCGCACCTGACTCCGCTGGGCCTGCGCACCGAGGGCGGCCGCATCCCCACCGAAGGCACCCGCGCCGTCGCCGACCCGCGGATCCACCTCCTCGGCTACGGCGACTGGACCGGCCCCGCCTCCGCCACCCTCATCGGCGTCGGCCGCACGGCACGCGAAGCAGCACGCGGGATCGCCGAACTCCTCAACGCCTGAACCGCCCAGGAGCGGGAATCATCGAAGTGGCAGCCCATGATGAGCGAGATCGCGATGGACCGGCAGGCCGTGTACGCGGACTACGAGCGCGCGCGGCAGACCTTCCACGACCTGCTCGACAGCGCCGCGACGGCAGACCTCGCCCGTCCCACGCGCGGTACCCGGTGGACCAACGAGCAACTGCTGTGGCACATGCTCTTCGGCTACATGATCGCCCGGGTGCTGCTGGTCCTGGTCGGCGTCTTCGGGCGGCTGCCCCGCAGCGCCGGCAAGGCCTTCGCCCGGGCGCTGAACGCCGCGACCGTACCGTTCGGCTGGGTCAACCACGTCGGCCCGTGCGGGGCGGTGAAGGTCTTCGGGCCGCGCCGGACGGGCGCCGCCTTCGACCGCGTCATCGACTCCCTGCAGCGCCGCCTGGCAGCGGAGTCCGATGCAGACCTGGCCCGTGGCATGCACTACCCCGTCCGCTGGGACCCGTTCTTCCAGGACTTCATGACGCTCGCGGACCTCTACCGCTACCCGACGCAGCACTTCGACTTCCACCGCCGCCAGCTCACCCTGAACGGCGAGCTCAGCTGATCTGCGGGCTCCGCCGCTCCAACAGGACCCGTCACGCCACACGCCGCGCTGGCGGCCGATGCGCTCGCGGGTTCCGATGACGCGGAAGCCGACCCGCTCGTGGACGGCGAGGCTGGCGGCGTTCTCGGGAAAGATCCCGGACTGGATCGTCCAGATGCCCGCCGCTTCGGTCGAGGCGATCAGCGCCTGCAGCAGGGCGCGGGCGACTCCACGGCCTCGCGCGGCCGGGTCGACGTACACGGAATGCTCGACCACGCCCGCGTAGGCGCATCGATCCGATACCGCGGTCGCGGCGACCCAACCAAGGACCTTGCCGTCCTCGTCCACCGCGGCAAAGCGGTGGCCCGGCAGCTTGGCGGCGTCGAATGCCTCCCAGGTCGGGGCGGTGGCTTCGAAGGTGGCGTTGCCTTCGTCGATCCCGAACTGGTAGATCGCCAGCACCTGCTCCGCGTGCGCCGGCGCCATC
Above is a genomic segment from Streptomyces sp. NBC_01233 containing:
- a CDS encoding DinB family protein — encoded protein: MMSEIAMDRQAVYADYERARQTFHDLLDSAATADLARPTRGTRWTNEQLLWHMLFGYMIARVLLVLVGVFGRLPRSAGKAFARALNAATVPFGWVNHVGPCGAVKVFGPRRTGAAFDRVIDSLQRRLAAESDADLARGMHYPVRWDPFFQDFMTLADLYRYPTQHFDFHRRQLTLNGELS